Below is a window of Apodemus sylvaticus chromosome 5, mApoSyl1.1, whole genome shotgun sequence DNA.
CAGGGGAAGACAGAGATTCAGCACTGCTTAGCCCTGGAGAGGGGTGGAGGATGGGCCTGGGGCCTAAAGCTGTCATAGAGGAAGCAAAGAAATGGAAGCGGTGTGTAAAATAAACTGTGAGGACTCTTGGGCTATACATCCTGCAAGCACCTCTGCCCTAGTAGCCACCTGCACTCCACCTGGCTACAAGCAGCCCCTAGACCCCACCCTGGGTGCTTGGTGAACTTGCTCTTAGAGCTTTGAGCAGCCCCATGCTACCTtctccaccccactccccactcccccgtCCTGAGCAGCTTCTTGTACTTTGTTATAATGTATGTCAAATTAGCACAAACTGACACGAAGCTGACACTTTCCTCGCTCTCGAGTCAAGAGACTACCTCCTACCTTTTAAACCACGTGACTATTTTATGTCTTAGGCCCTGACATCTCGCTCACCCAATAATGCAAATCAGACAGGCTGTCTCCCTGCGGTGTGGAGAGAGATGGGTCCATTCAGAACCGGATGCATAACTCAGCGGACATCTGTCCCCGGGTGCCTGTCACAGCTCACCTCCACGGGCACGTTTGTGTATGGCCCAGGGCCCACCACCCGTGTCTCGACCTCTGCAGCGCCGCCCCGCGGGGGCCCTTCAGTGTGTCGTGGAGGCTGGGGCGCTGTTCGCAGCGCCGCCGCCAGGGGCCGCCGCCGCTCCCCTATGACACAGCAACAATAGGGGCCGCTCTGGCCCGCGCTTCCGCCGGAAACAGGCCGCCGGCGCGGAGGCGGGCCGGATGCGATGGACGGCGTCCAGGGCCAATTGGGACCTGGTCGGGGCCGGCCTCGCGACTGACGGAACTCAATCGGCGGCGAGAGCGGCGGCGGGGCGGGCCGAGCACGGGCTTCCGGCGAGGCCCGGCAGGCGCCGAGAAGGAAGAGCGAGCCCGGACGGTGCCCCTAGGCCGAGTGTGAGCACGGCCAGGTAGGGGCCCggtggcagcagcggcggcatAGGCGCACGCGGCTCCAGGCTGGGCCGAGCGGCGGGAGGACGGGACGCGGCAACAGTGCGGGGTTGAGTCTGTCCGGCCGCCGGTGCCCCAGACGCGCCGGGGCCGGACGCAGCGAGGCTCCGCACGGGCGGGCAGTGACGTCGCGGGAGCGGGGGCTCCGCGGGCTGCGCTCGGTCCTGCGCACACCAGCTGGCCTTGCGCAGCCTGGCGCGCTCCCGCTCCCGGGCAGCCGCGGGCTGACCAGCGGATGGGTGGGACATTGCGCACGCGACGCCGCACGACGGGCCTCGCTCTGTATTTTCAGGATGACGACTTCAGGCGCTCTGTTCCCAAGCCTGGTGCCCGGCTCTCGGGGATCCTCTACCAAGTATTTGGTGGAGTTCCGGGCAGGAAAAATGTCATTAAAAGGAACTACGGTGACCCCAGATAAACGGAAAGGTCTCGTGTACATCCAGCAGACGGACGACTCCCTTATTCACTTCTGTTGGAAAGACAGGACCTCTGGGACCGTGGAGGATGTGAGTGCCGTAGCCAGACCAGGCCAGCGGGACAAGAGCTGGGAATATGGCTTCACCTTCTGTAGATTGGTGTAGGGGTCCCAAGGTTGGCAGAGTGCTCGCTCCAGTCACTCTGTGAACCCATGCACCCCGTGGTGACCATGGTTCTTAAGGTTTTAGTAGAGACAGTCTGCTGACAGGGTGACAGAGTCAGCTGGTGACATTGTCCTCAGCCCTGGCTTTAGACTTCCAGTCTGTGGAGGAGTGTGCAGATATGACCCTCGCCACAGCCTCGGGTAGTTTAGCGCTCTGAAGAGGCTGCTTTCCTTGGGACTCTTTGTCTCTCAGAATACATTGTTCTTTGTTACACTTAGGAGCAGCCAGACAGAGTTGGTTGACCTTTTTACTTCTTGGAACACAGCTCCAGAATGTTTCTGTTAAGTCATCTGGTCCTCAAAGAACACTTTCTGTCCCTCCACTCCTGGCCctcttctgtctgtcttcacTGGGCCCTGAGACTTCTTGACTCCACCCTGTTGATGGGGTCCAGGAAATATTCAGGGGTCCTAAGCCTTGGtggtgtgcacttgtgtgtgtgtgcatgtgtgcctgtctgtctgactgtcctCCTTGTGTCGCCAGGACTTGATAATCTTTCCCGATGACTGTGAGTTCAAGCGCGTGCCTCAGTGCCCCAGTGGGAGGGTCTACGTGCTCAAGTTTAAGGCAGGGTCCAAGCGGCTCTTCTTCTGGATGCAGGTAAGCAGGAGAATGGTCCGCTCTGGCTTTTCTTGTGATAACACTTGAGGTTACTTTCCCCACGTTGGAAGGTGCTGACCTGCAGGGCCTGGTCTACCTGAGTTCCCAAGGCTGCGGCTAGGTAGGTTAGGCACCAGAGCCCTGCCATGGACTCATCATCTACAGGCACACAGCTTCAGGGCCTCAGGTTTTCCATTGCTCCCTGGCATTGGATTTTAGCTCCCAGAGGTGATGTCCTCTGTTCTCTCAACAGTTGAgcacccctccccgcccccccttAAGCTCTCCTGTGCTGTGTGTGAGAGACCCTTCAGTGTCATGGCGCCTGCTTCTTACCCGCATCTGCAGTGTCCTTCAAATGTAGTCTCCACATTCTGCCACCTGTTGGAGGCCATTGGCATATTTGTGTTTCTTGTGCTGTTAATGTGGTTCTGCTGTGGTATGGGACATGGACTCTCTCTTGGGTATATGGGTCCAGTTTAGAGTCAGGACTAACCTTGGGGTATGTTCAAGGGTGGGATATACAGCCATTACCATTGTCATTCTGTGAAAGGGGGCAGCAGCTGTTTGTCTGCAAAGTGCCTGGAGGGGAGGGGCTTCCTCTCAGATTGGGTTCTGGTCTCCTGAGCACAGGATCCAAAACAGAGGACAAGGGGCGTGGCCGTGTAACAGAACATCTTTAGGTGGAAATCTAACTGCAGAGGATTTGTGGGCATGTTAATGGACCCCACCATGGCTACTCTTTGGCCTCACTCTCTTGGAGTGCCTTTCTTGCCCCTTTGCTGCATGGTACTTTCTTCTGAGGTTTTGGGGCCAGCGGCTGCCCAGGCAGTGGGGATGGCTCATTCCCTGCACAGTCCAGGAAGCGCTGTGCTCTGAAGGCACTCCAGTCTTCCTTTGTGATCATTGCCTTTGGGGCCTGCTCACTGTTGCCATTGCTGTCCTAGTAGAGCTGTGCTTCTGGTGCTGTCACATCTGCAGGTTACTGCCTCTCCGGCCACTGTGTGGGCCGAATCAGGATAGCTGGCCGTGTGGGTGCAGGGAAGCCAGCAGGCTGAGCCAGCTCCTTGCACAGACTGCTCAGCCTTGGCCCTTTGCATCTCCTCTCTGGCAGGAGCCCAAGACTGACCAAGATGAGGAGCATTGCCGGAAAGTCAACGAGTGTCTGAACAACCCCCCCATGCCTGGGGCCCTGGGAGCAAGTGGCAGTAGTGGCCATGAGCTTTCAGCACTGGGCGGTAATTATCACCCAGACCTGTGTCGGGCAGTGTCCTTCAGTGACCGGGAGCATTGTGAGGGAGAGCCTGCCCTGCTCAATAAGTTCtggttcttcctttcctcccatctACCAGAGCTCACCTGGTCCCTCCCAGAGGCTGTTATACCCCGAGTGGTTCTTGGGTGGGGCCAAGGCCAGGCATGTGCCCTAGTCAGGAATATGTAGTGCTCACAAGGGTCTAGGGCCTGGCCATGCCTCCACAGCAGGCCCATCCCGGATTCCTGTGTTCACCAGGTGAGGGTGGCCTGCAGAGCCTGTTGGGGAACATGAGTCACAGCCAGCTTATGCAGCTCATCGGACCAGCCGGCCTCGGAGGACTGGGTaatgccccactgtccctggTTCCCATAGGGTGCCTTTTCAGTGCCTGCTTCAGACCCAGGGtttcctctcagctcctcttacCAGGGTCTCTGCAATGTCTGTTCTTGTGCCACTCCTTTGGAAGGTGCTTGTCTGCTGGGTGGGCAGAGAGGGGCCTGATCTAGTACATGTATATGTAGTCCACCTGAGTTACAGCACAAATGTTACAGCCACCAAGAAAGCACTGTTCTGGCCGAGATGTGGCCTGGTCTTGAGTATGAATGTGGGTGGAGTGGAAATGACCTAACTCAGTAGAATAGCTTTTAGAATGCAGACTAGCATAGCATGGTCGCTTCAGCCTCTTGTGACTGCCTAACCCTCCCTGTTCATCCTTTGGCGTTGGTATTGGAATGTGTAACTTCTCTTGCCGGAGGACATGGGTTAGTGCCGTCTCAGGTGGACTGGGAGTGTATCTAGCACACACTTCTTTACTCCTGTAGGTGGGCTTGGGGCTCTCACTGGGCCAGGCCTGGCCAGCTTGCTGGGGAGCAGTGGACCTCCAGCCAGCAGCTCTTCATCCAGGTGAGCTCCCATCCCCCAATGCCTGATGTGGGTACCAGACACTACCACATGCCGGTGCATTCTCCTTTCTGAAGACCTCAGTTAGGAGATAGGGTAGGGGGTCCCCATCACACCTCAGCTTGTTGCCAGGGAGGTGTCCTGTAGGTCTGAGGAGCAGGTAGATCTGACGCAATGGGCCTAGCTGCTCCAGCCCTTGCTCACTTTCCCCAGCTCCCGGAGCCAGTCGGCAGCCGTCACCCCATCCTCCACCACCTCTTCCGCTCGCGCCACCCCAGCCCCTTCTGCCCCAGCAGCTGCCTCAGCAACCAGCCCAAGTCCCGCACCCAGCTCAGGTAATGGAACCAGCACGGCAGCCAGCCCAACCCAGCCCATCCAGCTGAGCGACCTCCAGAGCATTCTGGCCACCATGAACGTGCCGGCAGGGCCAGGAGGTGGCCAGCAAGGTAAAGAGCCACGGGTGCTCCCAGGGCGAAGGGCTGCTGCTCATACACTTGGTGGCTCTTGGAGATGTGGAGCCTGGGTGTCCGTGGTGTCCAGCCACACCTGCCCACCTCACGCTGCCCTGGTGCCTGGCTGCAGCTCTCTGGGTGCCTGGGCTAGCCTCAGGCCACTGATGGCCATGTTGCTTGTACCCTAGTGGATCTGGCGAGTGTGCTGACACCAGAGATCATGGCTCCTATCCTTGCCAATGCAGACGTTCAGGAGCGCCTGCTGCCCTACCTGCCTTCTGGGGAGTCTCTGCCCCAGACTGCAGATGAGATCCAGAACACATTAACCTCACCCCAGTTCCAGCAGGTATGGATGTCCATGGCGCTCTCTGTACCTGTGACTCGTAGCATTGGTGGTCTGGTGCCCTAGGACCCCAGCTCTGCACGCCTGCTCTTTGTTGCAGGCCCTGGGGATGTTCAGTGCGGCCTTGGCCTCAGGACAGCTTGGCCCTCTCATGTGCCAGTTCGGCCTTCCTGCAGAGGCTGTAGAGGCCGCCAACAAAGGTGGTGAGTACTGATCCCCGGCTATGGCCAGAGCCAGCCCTCCCTGTGTTTGTGGAGTGCTAGAGGCTGTCTGCCTGGGTAGTAGCCCTTGCCTGAGGTTTAGTAGTCCTCTATGGCTGTTTCAGATGTGGAAGCATTTGCCAAAGCCATGCAGAACAATGCCAAATCGGACCCAAAGGAGGGCGAcacaaaagacaagaaagacGAAGAGGAAGATATGAGTCTAGATTAAATTATTCGCTGTCCTTCCCCAAGTTGGAATTCGTAGTTGTGTGATTCCGTAGTGGTGATTTTGATTTGTCCCAACCTTTCCTGCCCCACCTCACTAATAAAGTCCTTTCTTGTACCTGTCCAGTCAGTCTTGGCCTGTGTTACTTGCATCTCCGCTTTGGGCTGGGCTGACAAGGGAATGCTGTGTGCTGAGGCCAGCTCCCACTCTGTGCTCTGTCCCCCACCTGGCCATTACTGTTTAAATCAACACACTCAAGTCAAACAAGTCATTTTAATTTCAGATCTCAGCACTGAAAGTTGTCGGGCAAGAGGGACAAAGTATAAATATAACGTCTGTTCTGCAGTGTCCTTTTCCTGTAAAAAGAGTGTAAACCAGAAATGACTTGTTATTCATAGAAAATGTAGGCAAACACCAAGGTCTGGGTCCCTCAGTGCCAGAGTGTGGGGAAGACACTGGGGTGGTCAGTGTTGTCCCTGCTTGGGAGGCGCTAGGGTTCCCAAGGGGCACCCACTCATCCCCACTGCTCCCTGGATTTGTACAGAGGCAGTCATGTTGACAGGGGCCCCGTTGATCAGCAGCTTCCTCAAACATCCTCGGTAGGCAGGGGGCTCTGACCAAGCAACTGAAGATTCTGAAAATACAGAGGGGCCAGAGAAGACTGGTGTCATGGTGGCTGGGTCCTCTGTCCCTGCACTGGCTAGTCAACCTGGTCTTCTGCTACCCCTTTGGCGGGTGGGAGGAGCCCAGTCCCCACAGGGCGGGCCACACTTACTTGGCAGGCTCCCAAGGTGCAGAAGTGCTGGAGAATCAGCCAAGGTCTCTGGCAAATGGCCTGTGGTGTGGTTGCTCTGTGTGTCCACCTCCAGCCGGAGTGTGTCCCTGCCCTTGATCACTGTGGAGCAGATGTGTGTCCCCTAGCCAGCCAACCCGCAGAGTCCCTTCCATAGCCCACCCTTCTctgtagaaaaggaaaagggCCCCCTCACCTGCCACTCGGTGCCACTGTCCATCACAAAGCTTGGGGTAGGTAACCCACGTGGAGAACTCCCCTGCTCCATCATTTGCCCGCAGCAGGACCTGGGGTGGAGGATCGTTAGGTTCTGCCCAACAAAGGCCACAGTGAAGAGATGAGCCCGCACCACAGCCCTGCTCACCTGTCCTGTCAGCACCTGCAGCTGCACATAGGGAGTGGCCTTGGCCTGGCCCAGGTGGAAGATAAGGCCAGCAGCCGCCAGGGGCCGGACCTGTAGCTCCAGGCTCACATGGGGCGTCTTGGCCTCAGGGAGGTCTGTGGGGAGGGGCCGTGAGGGAAGAGGTCCAGGGCCTTGCTTAGAACCCCTATTCCCACAAGTCCTCCCTTGCCTTACACACCTAATGTGACAACTCCCTCACTGCCTGGGAAGAACAGGCCATCTTCCAGGGGGCCTAAGACACAGGGTGTGACCCCCACCATTCGCGTTGGGGTCCTCAGTGGCCGCTTATCCACCTGCAATTTCTTCATACAGCCGCTGAACCCCACAGACACCTGCAAGGAACAGATGGATAACATCAGGCTTAGACTGCTGAGGGTGGACACTGGGCCAAGGCCAGGGATGGGAGTGCTATGGTTCTCACAGGGAGCTTGGAGCTGTAACTGCTGGCAGGGAGACCTCCTACAAAGAGAGTGTAGGGCTGTGGACGCTGTCCCCTGTGGACCCAACGGTGGGGTGCCTTCTGGCTCCGGGTCTGGCTGCCGTCCACCACAAGCTGGACGTGCTGCATTCCCCAGCGGACAGACACCTGATGTGGGAAGAAGGCCGGTCAACAGTATCCCAGGACCCTGGGAAGAGAGGAGCTCTCTCTCCTTGAGGGGCATTGCCTGGGCCCTGCCACCCATCCAGCTCCTTAACCTCTCACCCTGTGCCACTGGCCAGCCTGTGAGTGCTGGCGACTCTGGACCTGGAGCCGGGGCCCAGGGCCCTCAGTCTGTGCGACAAAGCGTCCTCGGTTTAGAAAGAGTACCAGTGAAGGGCTGTGGCCCGACAGGGGGGCTGCAGAGAGCAAGAGGCCCTGGGAAGCCGCATGTGGGCGGACGAGCATCGAGAAGTGGAGCCTGAAAGCCAAGTATGGTGTCAGCATGGGCAGCACTGTGCAGGATTTTCCGTgcccaatcatattagggcagtggaaggcctgtgattggacggAGAAGGGGACGGAACTAGGAGTTGGGGGCGGGGACAGAGGTCGCAGGAGAATaagagatggcttcagatgtggaCCTGTGggatttactagccacaaatagctaagtttttataaggttatagaaatattgggataaagcttttatcattatcaattggctcttaaattattgta
It encodes the following:
- the Adrm1 gene encoding proteasomal ubiquitin receptor ADRM1, yielding MTTSGALFPSLVPGSRGSSTKYLVEFRAGKMSLKGTTVTPDKRKGLVYIQQTDDSLIHFCWKDRTSGTVEDDLIIFPDDCEFKRVPQCPSGRVYVLKFKAGSKRLFFWMQEPKTDQDEEHCRKVNECLNNPPMPGALGASGSSGHELSALGGEGGLQSLLGNMSHSQLMQLIGPAGLGGLGGLGALTGPGLASLLGSSGPPASSSSSSSRSQSAAVTPSSTTSSARATPAPSAPAAASATSPSPAPSSGNGTSTAASPTQPIQLSDLQSILATMNVPAGPGGGQQVDLASVLTPEIMAPILANADVQERLLPYLPSGESLPQTADEIQNTLTSPQFQQALGMFSAALASGQLGPLMCQFGLPAEAVEAANKGDVEAFAKAMQNNAKSDPKEGDTKDKKDEEEDMSLD